Proteins co-encoded in one Ooceraea biroi isolate clonal line C1 chromosome 9, Obir_v5.4, whole genome shotgun sequence genomic window:
- the LOC105279056 gene encoding uncharacterized protein LOC105279056 has translation MKAILVLVLCGLGACLANPLEKKDKISIIEQQSVVMTDRAKYEEELLRKLNSKCSQNDMSSCVMLKLVTYMNKLLKKASIELTDDIEIRKTSQASEDVITFEAGRSTDDETQVLDLITNKVYAFVKSRSIKWRILPEDDIVVSASEDETGSFNLGLSIERADKPVQDGRGKKNNMGPLIAAAVLKIGLIGGLAFKALALLVGKALLLSKIALLLAGIIGLKKLFSQGKHVTYEVVAHPHHGSSHDHGHDSYSSGWARSFHEQTPLAGQPDAHELAYSAHVK, from the exons ATGAAGGCGATACTGGTATTGGTGTTATGCGGCCTGGGAGCGTGCCTGGCCAATCCTCTGGAGAAGAAGGACAAGATAAGCATCATCGAGCAGCAGTCCGTGGTGATGACGGATCGGGCCAAGTACGAGGAGGAGCTTCTACGTAAGCTCAACTCGAAATGCTCGCAGAACGACATGAGCAGCTGCGTGATGCTCAAGCTGGTGACGTACATGAACAAGTTGCTGAAGAAGGCCTCGATCGAGCTCACGGACGACATCGAGATCAGGAAGACGAGCCAGGCCTCGGAGGACGTGATCACATTCGAGGCTGGCAGGAGCACGGACGACGAGACCCAGGTCCTCGATCTCATCACGAACAAGGTTTACGCCTTCGTCAAGTCGAGAAGCATCAAGTGGAGGATCCTGCCCGAGGACGACATCGTCGTGTCCGCGTCGGAGGATGAGACGGGCTCGTTTAATCTGGGTCTGTCCATCGAACGCGCCGATAAACCCGTTCAAGATg GTCGCGGCAAGAAGAACAACATGGGCCCGCTCATCGCTGCAGCCGTCCTCAAGATTGGCTTGATCGGCGGTCTCGCATTCAAAGCACTCGCCCTTCTGGTCGGCAAGGCTCTTCTCCTCTCGAAGATCGCTCTCCTGCTCGCCGGTATTATTGGCCTGAAGAAGCTCTTCTCGCAGGGCAAGCACGTGACCTACGAGGTGGTGGCTCACCCTCATCACGGCTCCAGCCACGACCACGGCCACGACAGCTACTCGAGCGGGTGGGCGAGGAGCTTCCACGAGCAGACGCCACTCGCCGGACAACCGGATGCCCACGAGCTGGCTTACTCGGCGCACGTGAAGTGA